One region of Vibrio pelagius genomic DNA includes:
- the hutH gene encoding histidine ammonia-lyase yields MLNLLLKPGQLGLSELRKISRSPVNLSLDPEAIPDIEASTQVVEQVIAEDRTVYGINTGFGLLANTKIAPEDLEVLQKSIVLSHAAGIGKFMSDETVRLMMVLKINSLSRGYSGIRLKVINALIDLVNAQVYPCVPQKGSVGASGDLAPLAHMSTVLLGEGQARHNGKIITGLEAMQIAGLEPITLAPKEGLALLNGTQASTAFALEGLFAAEDLFASATVCGAMSVEAALGSRRPFDPRIHRVRGHRGQMDAALAYRHLLDQTSEIGESHTCCEKVQDPYSLRCQPQVMGACLQQIRNAADILNIEANSVSDNPLVFADDGDIISGGNFHAEPVAMAADNLALAIAEIGSLSERRMALLIDSALSKLPPFLVDNGGVNSGFMIAQVTSAALASENKTLAHPASVDSLPTSANQEDHVSMATFAGRRLRDMAENTRGILAVEYLSAAQGLDFRAPNKSSARVEEAKQILREKVSFYDKDRYFAPDIEQANLLLKLSVHNHLMPDGILCSF; encoded by the coding sequence ATGTTGAACCTATTACTGAAACCAGGACAACTTGGCCTATCCGAGCTTCGTAAAATCAGCCGTAGCCCAGTGAACCTATCGTTGGACCCTGAAGCCATTCCGGATATCGAAGCAAGCACTCAGGTCGTTGAACAAGTGATCGCCGAAGATCGTACCGTGTATGGCATCAACACTGGTTTTGGCTTACTCGCAAACACGAAAATCGCACCTGAAGATTTAGAAGTACTACAGAAAAGTATCGTGCTTTCGCATGCGGCTGGTATCGGCAAGTTCATGTCTGACGAAACCGTTCGTCTAATGATGGTGCTAAAGATCAACAGCTTGTCACGTGGCTATTCAGGTATTCGTCTTAAGGTCATCAATGCACTTATCGACCTAGTGAACGCGCAAGTCTATCCTTGTGTGCCACAAAAAGGCTCTGTAGGTGCATCGGGCGACTTGGCACCCCTTGCTCATATGAGTACGGTTCTACTGGGTGAAGGTCAAGCGCGTCACAACGGCAAGATCATTACTGGCCTAGAAGCGATGCAAATTGCAGGGCTTGAGCCAATTACCCTCGCACCGAAAGAGGGTCTAGCACTACTCAACGGCACTCAAGCTTCTACAGCATTTGCACTAGAAGGCCTGTTTGCGGCAGAAGATCTATTTGCGTCTGCAACAGTATGTGGTGCGATGTCAGTAGAAGCGGCGCTTGGAAGCCGTCGACCTTTCGACCCTCGTATCCACCGCGTACGTGGCCACCGTGGTCAAATGGACGCTGCACTGGCTTACCGTCACCTACTCGATCAAACCAGTGAAATTGGTGAGTCTCATACTTGTTGTGAAAAGGTTCAAGATCCGTATTCACTACGTTGTCAGCCTCAAGTGATGGGTGCTTGTTTGCAACAGATTAGAAATGCAGCGGATATCCTAAATATTGAAGCAAACTCTGTGTCTGATAATCCATTAGTGTTTGCAGACGATGGCGACATTATTTCTGGTGGTAACTTCCACGCAGAACCTGTGGCAATGGCCGCTGATAACTTAGCCCTCGCGATTGCAGAAATCGGTAGCTTGTCAGAGCGACGCATGGCTCTGCTTATCGATAGCGCATTAAGCAAACTACCTCCATTCTTGGTCGATAACGGTGGTGTGAACTCAGGCTTTATGATCGCTCAGGTAACTTCTGCGGCACTAGCAAGTGAAAACAAAACACTCGCGCACCCTGCTTCGGTTGATAGTTTGCCAACCTCTGCAAACCAGGAAGATCACGTATCAATGGCAACATTCGCAGGCCGTCGCTTACGTGACATGGCCGAAAATACCCGTGGCATCCTTGCCGTTGAATACTTGTCAGCAGCGCAAGGGCTTGATTTCCGAGCGCCAAACAAGTCTTCAGCGAGAGTGGAAGAAGCGAAACAAATTCTACGAGAGAAAGTCAGCTTCTACGACAAAGACCGCTATTTCGCGCCAGACATTGAACAAGCTAACTTGCTGCTTAAGCTTTCAGTACACAACCATCTAATGCCTGACGGTATTCTATGTAGTTTCTAA
- a CDS encoding DUF3581 domain-containing protein, which translates to MFLTPYVSTEENKFQFTREQASHFAKKVAGDFNPIHDEDNKRFCVPGDLLFAVLLQKQGISQKMRFDFSGMVSDGIALDVENKCDKESAVVDEKGKEYLHMTCEGETSQDQAFIEHVVTNYVQFSGMNFPHIMVPLMEEQQMMINCQRPLVIYESMEVEFSRLDLTHPEVAFSGATFDVEGKRGVVTLNFDFKEDGEVVGKGVKRMVASGLKPYDQASVDDLVNRFNERKDMFLAQFAAAA; encoded by the coding sequence ATGTTTCTAACACCATACGTTTCTACTGAAGAAAACAAATTTCAATTCACTCGTGAACAAGCTAGTCACTTCGCAAAAAAGGTTGCTGGTGATTTCAACCCAATTCACGATGAAGATAACAAACGCTTCTGTGTACCTGGCGACCTACTATTTGCGGTTCTACTGCAAAAGCAAGGCATCAGCCAAAAGATGCGTTTTGATTTTTCAGGCATGGTAAGCGATGGCATTGCATTAGATGTAGAAAACAAATGCGATAAAGAAAGTGCTGTTGTTGATGAGAAAGGCAAAGAGTACCTACACATGACATGTGAAGGTGAAACAAGCCAAGATCAAGCCTTCATCGAGCATGTCGTGACTAACTACGTTCAGTTCTCGGGTATGAACTTCCCGCACATCATGGTTCCTCTTATGGAAGAGCAACAGATGATGATCAACTGTCAACGTCCTCTGGTTATCTATGAAAGCATGGAAGTAGAGTTTTCTCGTTTAGACCTAACTCACCCAGAAGTTGCGTTCTCTGGCGCAACATTCGACGTTGAAGGCAAGCGCGGTGTTGTAACTCTTAACTTCGACTTTAAAGAAGATGGCGAAGTGGTTGGTAAAGGCGTTAAACGCATGGTAGCAAGTGGCCTTAAGCCATACGACCAAGCGTCAGTTGACGACCTAGTAAACCGCTTCAACGAGCGCAAAGATATGTTTCTAGCACAGTTCGCTGCAGCCGCTTAA
- a CDS encoding methyltransferase family protein, whose translation MKFLELKVPPLALFVVFLLLSYWLANSLTSASFSLPYHQLILFVGILSSGVIGLSAVWEFKKHKTTVNPIKVDSASLVVDSGIFGYSRNPMYLALFILLFCFGYYLQNLFSLVLSLLFVIYMNRFQILPEEQALESLFGAEYVDYKQKVRRWI comes from the coding sequence ATGAAGTTCTTGGAATTAAAAGTACCACCGCTCGCGCTATTTGTTGTGTTTTTATTGTTGTCGTATTGGCTAGCCAATAGTCTGACGTCAGCCTCGTTCTCTCTTCCTTATCATCAGCTCATATTATTCGTGGGTATCTTGAGTAGCGGTGTGATTGGCCTTTCTGCTGTTTGGGAATTCAAAAAACACAAAACTACCGTCAACCCAATCAAAGTGGACAGTGCCTCATTGGTGGTTGATTCAGGTATCTTCGGATACAGCAGAAACCCAATGTATCTTGCGCTCTTCATCCTGCTCTTTTGTTTCGGATACTATCTTCAAAATCTATTTAGTCTTGTGCTTAGCTTGTTGTTCGTTATCTATATGAACCGCTTTCAAATCCTTCCTGAAGAGCAAGCATTGGAATCGCTATTTGGGGCTGAATACGTTGATTACAAACAGAAAGTTCGCCGCTGGATTTAA
- a CDS encoding DUF2786 domain-containing protein has translation MDKKRALKKIAKCLELGNSANVNEAANAIKMAHNLMLKYGLEKDDIEFIKMGKTQSTHLLPANISSTLLRVIRGINTKFGVEAVLLNHKGLKRAEFIGEADRAIFAAFAFDIIYREMNEHTGQFRNSFAGSGTSSPEVTRRVNSFVSGWVEGALEKLPTITPDDESNNKINNYIDKEFKNIDRETFKQQLKEAMKNLTADYEVGLKKGRKLSVNRPVAGAQEAKRITKS, from the coding sequence ATGGATAAGAAAAGAGCCCTCAAAAAAATTGCCAAGTGCTTAGAGCTTGGAAACTCAGCCAACGTTAACGAAGCCGCTAACGCGATCAAAATGGCGCATAACTTGATGCTCAAATACGGCCTCGAGAAGGACGATATTGAATTCATCAAGATGGGGAAAACTCAATCAACACATCTTCTGCCCGCTAACATTAGCTCAACCCTTCTACGTGTCATTCGTGGTATCAATACCAAATTTGGTGTCGAAGCAGTGCTTCTCAATCACAAAGGCCTGAAGCGCGCCGAATTCATCGGTGAAGCCGACCGTGCGATATTCGCAGCCTTCGCTTTTGACATCATCTACCGTGAAATGAATGAGCACACAGGCCAGTTCCGTAATAGTTTTGCGGGTTCAGGCACGAGTTCACCTGAAGTGACTCGCCGAGTAAACTCGTTTGTCTCTGGCTGGGTTGAAGGCGCATTGGAAAAACTGCCGACTATCACGCCTGATGATGAGTCAAACAACAAAATCAATAACTACATTGATAAAGAATTTAAAAACATCGACCGCGAAACCTTCAAGCAACAACTAAAAGAAGCAATGAAAAACCTTACTGCTGATTATGAGGTAGGGTTAAAGAAGGGTCGTAAGTTATCTGTAAACCGTCCTGTCGCTGGTGCACAGGAGGCCAAGCGGATAACAAAGTCTTAA
- a CDS encoding OmpA family protein: MKKITLALALTIALTGCQATQRQNATTGESETNSATQGALIGAIAGAVAGAATGDDSKDRRKRALIGAAGGAAVGGGIGYYFDQQEAALRQELLNSGVQVERVGENQLLLRLENGIGFESGSYALEPSIHKTLRGVARILVEYPDTSLVIDGHTDSTGSESTNQILSERRAESVRAFLISQDVAAGRAIARGNGERYPICDNGTSQGRACNRRVEIQILPLK; encoded by the coding sequence TTGAAAAAAATCACATTAGCACTTGCGCTGACTATCGCTCTAACTGGCTGTCAGGCGACTCAGCGTCAAAACGCAACGACAGGTGAATCTGAAACAAACTCTGCGACACAAGGTGCTCTGATCGGTGCTATCGCTGGTGCCGTAGCGGGCGCAGCAACGGGGGATGACTCTAAAGATCGTCGTAAACGTGCACTCATTGGTGCTGCAGGTGGCGCGGCTGTCGGTGGGGGTATTGGTTACTACTTCGACCAACAAGAAGCGGCATTACGCCAAGAGCTACTTAACTCTGGTGTTCAAGTTGAGCGTGTTGGCGAAAACCAACTGCTACTTCGCCTAGAAAACGGCATCGGTTTTGAATCGGGTTCTTACGCTCTTGAGCCAAGCATCCACAAAACACTGCGCGGTGTGGCCCGTATTCTGGTTGAGTACCCTGACACAAGCCTAGTGATCGATGGTCACACAGATAGTACTGGTAGCGAATCTACCAACCAAATCCTATCTGAGCGTCGTGCTGAATCTGTGCGTGCATTCTTGATCTCTCAAGATGTCGCAGCAGGCCGTGCTATTGCTCGTGGTAACGGTGAACGCTACCCAATCTGTGACAATGGCACATCACAAGGTCGAGCATGTAACCGTCGCGTAGAAATACAAATTCTACCGTTGAAATAA
- a CDS encoding J domain-containing protein yields the protein MLHKVILIPLLFCLLSAQSFAEITKQELTQLQEKANQGNSEDEFRLAQIYLNEPSIKNEEEAFYWFSQAAEQGHQQAQLQTADMLLTGHGTQKDINAAALWYTQLAIEGNHQAAFNLGELYEQKPESFDGLDQAGLWYRLASSQLPQAQQAYERVLQAQFNQRRSQQVSSFKALDEQYSEQATTQPTHSSPVNVSSTSQQSQASQNLTIGFAIVITLLLGLTGFLIAKLRQGDSTKTEDISREQIKLKDIQLKQQKHQIATLYKELKKRQGSKSHHNLQLACAVFGYNVSAIPEQKQIKLRYKQLSKIYHPDGQGSDEEMKRLNAALKTILQNVTKT from the coding sequence ATGTTGCACAAGGTCATTTTAATTCCCCTACTTTTTTGTCTTCTTAGCGCCCAATCATTTGCAGAGATAACAAAGCAAGAACTGACTCAGCTTCAAGAGAAGGCTAATCAAGGTAACTCAGAAGACGAGTTTCGTCTGGCACAGATCTACTTGAATGAGCCGAGCATCAAAAACGAAGAAGAGGCTTTCTATTGGTTTTCTCAAGCTGCAGAACAAGGTCACCAGCAAGCTCAACTGCAAACTGCAGATATGCTGCTCACCGGGCATGGAACTCAGAAGGATATTAACGCTGCTGCGCTCTGGTATACACAACTGGCTATTGAAGGCAATCATCAAGCGGCATTCAACTTGGGCGAGCTCTATGAACAAAAACCCGAGTCATTTGATGGACTTGACCAAGCCGGATTGTGGTATCGCCTGGCAAGCTCTCAACTGCCTCAAGCTCAGCAAGCTTATGAACGAGTACTCCAAGCACAATTCAATCAGCGACGCTCACAACAAGTTTCATCATTTAAAGCACTAGATGAGCAATATAGTGAGCAGGCCACGACACAACCAACTCATTCATCTCCCGTAAATGTGTCGTCGACTAGCCAACAAAGCCAAGCTTCTCAAAATCTGACCATTGGTTTCGCTATTGTAATTACCTTGCTGCTTGGCTTAACAGGCTTTCTCATCGCTAAGTTGCGTCAAGGTGACAGTACAAAAACTGAAGACATCAGTCGAGAGCAAATCAAGCTCAAAGATATTCAGCTTAAACAACAAAAGCACCAAATCGCCACACTCTACAAAGAGCTGAAGAAACGACAAGGTAGTAAGAGTCACCACAACCTTCAGCTTGCCTGTGCTGTGTTCGGATACAATGTTTCGGCGATCCCTGAACAAAAGCAGATCAAACTTCGCTACAAGCAACTCTCTAAAATTTATCACCCTGATGGCCAAGGAAGTGATGAAGAGATGAAAAGGTTGAATGCAGCCCTGAAAACAATTTTACAAAATGTTACCAAAACGTAA
- a CDS encoding DUF3334 family protein: MRKNKTVTTEDILLKLCQSVSSVLTSATASSVQYSAMVQKISKTSLKPDFGCFVLFDGGFSGLVVINFTSKAALEIYTNYMRNMGMPEDELAVLHTSDEVGDVLGELMNQLVGDFTNKVRKELQTNITQNQPKMLALNKQVNLSVDTNLDRPQARRVTFSTEKNNIFYLELAMDKTEFIQLEEFEISEDECPDSILEATQKKMNDGKTDNKLSDNDAAADLLDELGI; the protein is encoded by the coding sequence ATGAGAAAAAATAAGACAGTCACAACAGAAGACATTCTTCTAAAACTTTGCCAATCGGTATCAAGCGTACTGACTTCTGCAACTGCCTCCTCTGTTCAATACTCAGCGATGGTTCAAAAGATCAGTAAGACCAGCCTTAAACCAGATTTTGGTTGTTTTGTTCTGTTCGATGGCGGATTTTCTGGCCTTGTTGTTATTAATTTTACTTCAAAGGCCGCACTAGAGATCTACACCAACTACATGCGCAACATGGGCATGCCTGAAGATGAGCTTGCTGTACTGCACACCTCTGACGAAGTGGGTGATGTTTTGGGTGAGCTGATGAACCAATTGGTTGGCGACTTTACCAACAAAGTACGTAAAGAGCTGCAGACTAACATCACCCAGAACCAGCCAAAAATGTTAGCACTGAACAAGCAAGTTAACCTATCAGTAGATACAAACTTGGACCGCCCACAAGCGCGCCGTGTGACTTTCTCTACTGAAAAGAACAACATTTTCTACCTAGAGCTGGCAATGGACAAAACCGAGTTTATCCAACTTGAAGAGTTTGAAATTTCTGAAGATGAATGCCCAGACAGCATATTAGAAGCAACTCAAAAGAAAATGAATGATGGCAAGACAGACAACAAACTGTCTGACAACGACGCCGCAGCAGACTTGCTTGACGAACTCGGCATCTAG
- a CDS encoding FAD-binding and (Fe-S)-binding domain-containing protein has protein sequence MLPRLQLNADVDPVVVRFLEELKAAGFTGDIESHYSSRLAVATDNSVYQQLPQAVVLPKTTHDVSLVGKISAKSTYERVTFSPRGGGTGTNGQSLTKGVVVDLSRYMNQVIEINEKEGWVRVQAGIVKDQLNDAIRPYGYFFSPDLSTSNRATLGGMINTDASGQGSLKYGKTSDHVLSLQAVFADGSILESDLSNGLPNVGEYAHKALEVTESVCREKRQQILEKFPPLNRFLTGYDLKNALNEENDRFDITRVLCGAEGSLAFITEAKLNLTPIPKARTLVNVKYNSFDSALRNAPFMVEANALSVETVDSRVLNLAKQDIVWHTVSDLLTDVPNKEMLGINMVEFAGQDEAEVEAQVSALTERLNQMLEAEEAGIIGFQVCSDLASIGRIYNMRKKAVGLLGAAKGRAKPVAFAEDTCVPPENLADFIAEFRELLDAKSLNYGMFGHVDAGVLHVRPALDLCDPKQEALMHEVSDEVVKLVAKYGGLMWGEHGKGYRSEYGPDFFGQELFTELRRVKAAFDPHNKMNPGKICTPLDSDAELVKVTDTKRGYYDRQIDVQVRDSFKQAMECNGNGLCFNYDTSSPMCPSMKVTADRRHSPKGRAGLVREWLRQLTEQGVDILDLEQQALNDSTPVKTMIERVRNSLNKRHEYDFSHEVHEAMNGCLACKACASQCPIKVDVPSFRSRFLNIYYSRYQRPAKDYLVANIETMLPLMAKAPKVVNAALSQKWVQSATAKTVGYVDAPLMSVPTLDKRLSEKQLKAFDLQYLEGLSKEQKQQHVLIVQDPFTSYYDADVVEDFVSLLIKLGKTPVVLPFKPNGKAQHIKGFLSKFAKNAKSTADFLSLIADIGIPLVGVDPALVLCYRDEYLEVLGDKRGDFDVLTVHEWMLPRLEEFATRESSEEMWYLFAHCTEKTKMPNAEKEWGAIFAHFGAGLTTVPVGCCGMAGTFGHEVDKLQMSKDIYGLSWKPQIQDLPKDRCLATGYSCRSQVKRFEGEKLAHPLQALERLI, from the coding sequence ATGTTACCAAGACTTCAACTCAATGCTGATGTCGATCCAGTTGTTGTTCGCTTTTTAGAAGAGTTAAAAGCGGCCGGTTTTACTGGTGACATCGAATCTCATTATTCAAGCCGCTTAGCCGTCGCAACCGATAATAGTGTTTATCAACAGTTGCCACAGGCGGTGGTACTCCCTAAGACTACTCACGATGTTTCGTTGGTCGGAAAAATCAGTGCCAAATCCACGTATGAAAGAGTGACTTTTTCGCCACGTGGTGGTGGTACTGGTACGAATGGGCAATCCTTGACGAAAGGTGTGGTGGTCGACCTCTCTCGATACATGAATCAAGTCATTGAGATCAACGAGAAAGAGGGTTGGGTGCGTGTTCAAGCGGGTATCGTCAAAGATCAATTGAACGATGCGATTCGACCTTATGGCTATTTCTTTTCCCCCGATCTTTCGACCAGTAACCGCGCCACACTTGGCGGTATGATCAATACGGATGCTTCTGGTCAAGGCTCGCTGAAATACGGCAAAACGTCCGATCATGTGTTATCGTTACAAGCGGTGTTTGCTGACGGTTCTATTCTGGAGTCAGACCTTTCAAATGGGTTACCTAACGTTGGTGAGTACGCCCATAAAGCGTTAGAAGTGACGGAATCTGTTTGTCGTGAAAAACGTCAACAAATCCTAGAAAAATTCCCACCATTGAACCGCTTTCTTACGGGTTACGACCTAAAGAACGCGTTGAATGAAGAAAACGACCGTTTTGATATCACTCGCGTCTTGTGTGGTGCAGAGGGGTCATTGGCTTTTATTACTGAAGCCAAGCTAAATCTTACTCCTATTCCAAAAGCTCGAACGCTCGTCAACGTGAAGTACAACTCGTTTGACTCTGCATTGCGTAATGCGCCATTTATGGTGGAAGCGAATGCTTTGTCTGTCGAAACCGTTGACTCACGAGTATTGAATCTCGCTAAGCAAGATATTGTTTGGCATACAGTGAGTGATTTGCTGACTGATGTGCCGAATAAAGAGATGCTCGGTATCAATATGGTTGAGTTTGCTGGTCAGGATGAGGCTGAAGTTGAAGCTCAAGTGAGTGCACTGACTGAACGCTTGAACCAAATGCTAGAAGCGGAAGAAGCGGGTATTATCGGTTTTCAAGTGTGCAGTGACTTAGCGAGCATTGGTCGTATTTATAACATGCGTAAAAAAGCCGTAGGCTTGTTGGGGGCAGCAAAAGGACGAGCTAAGCCTGTTGCATTTGCTGAAGATACTTGTGTGCCGCCAGAGAACCTAGCAGACTTTATTGCTGAGTTCCGTGAACTGCTTGATGCTAAGTCTCTAAACTATGGCATGTTTGGCCACGTGGATGCGGGGGTTCTGCACGTGCGTCCAGCGCTGGATCTTTGCGATCCGAAACAAGAAGCGTTGATGCATGAAGTCTCCGATGAGGTCGTTAAGCTGGTGGCGAAATACGGCGGCTTGATGTGGGGTGAACATGGTAAGGGTTATCGCTCTGAATATGGTCCAGACTTCTTTGGTCAAGAGCTGTTCACGGAGCTTCGTCGAGTAAAAGCGGCGTTTGACCCGCACAACAAGATGAACCCAGGTAAGATCTGTACACCGCTTGATAGTGATGCAGAGCTGGTTAAAGTCACCGACACTAAACGCGGTTACTACGATCGTCAGATTGATGTACAAGTCCGTGACAGCTTCAAGCAAGCGATGGAGTGTAACGGCAACGGCCTATGTTTTAACTACGATACAAGCTCACCGATGTGCCCATCGATGAAGGTGACGGCTGATCGTCGTCATTCTCCAAAAGGCAGAGCGGGCTTAGTGCGTGAGTGGTTACGTCAATTGACCGAGCAGGGGGTTGATATCCTTGATTTGGAGCAACAAGCGCTAAACGACTCTACGCCTGTGAAAACCATGATCGAACGTGTTCGTAACTCGCTGAACAAGCGTCACGAATACGACTTCTCTCATGAAGTGCATGAAGCGATGAATGGCTGTCTTGCGTGTAAAGCGTGTGCGAGCCAGTGTCCGATTAAAGTTGATGTTCCAAGCTTCCGCTCTCGTTTCTTAAATATCTACTACTCTCGTTACCAACGTCCGGCGAAAGACTATTTGGTGGCGAACATTGAAACCATGTTGCCGCTGATGGCAAAAGCGCCAAAAGTTGTCAACGCGGCTCTGTCTCAGAAATGGGTGCAAAGCGCGACAGCAAAAACCGTAGGTTATGTTGATGCACCTTTGATGTCTGTGCCTACGCTGGATAAGCGACTATCTGAAAAGCAGCTCAAGGCGTTTGACTTACAGTACTTAGAAGGTCTGTCGAAGGAACAAAAACAACAGCACGTTCTGATCGTTCAAGACCCATTCACCAGTTACTACGACGCAGACGTGGTTGAAGACTTTGTCTCGTTACTTATCAAGCTTGGGAAAACTCCGGTTGTTCTACCATTCAAACCAAATGGTAAGGCTCAACATATAAAGGGTTTCTTGAGTAAATTTGCTAAGAACGCCAAATCGACCGCTGATTTCTTATCGCTCATTGCGGATATCGGTATACCACTTGTGGGTGTTGATCCGGCTCTGGTACTTTGTTACCGCGATGAATACTTAGAAGTTCTCGGTGATAAGCGTGGTGATTTTGATGTACTCACCGTGCATGAATGGATGCTGCCACGTCTTGAAGAGTTTGCTACTCGCGAGTCTAGCGAAGAGATGTGGTACCTGTTTGCTCACTGTACTGAAAAGACCAAAATGCCAAATGCAGAGAAAGAGTGGGGCGCAATATTCGCTCACTTTGGTGCCGGGTTAACGACGGTGCCCGTGGGTTGTTGTGGTATGGCCGGTACTTTTGGTCACGAAGTCGATAAGCTACAGATGTCGAAAGATATCTATGGATTGAGTTGGAAGCCACAAATTCAAGATCTCCCGAAAGATCGATGCCTTGCAACAGGGTATTCTTGCAGAAGTCAGGTTAAGCGCTTCGAGGGGGAGAAACTTGCTCACCCACTACAAGCACTTGAAAGATTGATATAA
- a CDS encoding S1 family peptidase produces MKQTKLLSAVIGLACLSSTSAFADVSSRIINGEQAATDSWPFMTALVFKDIDAYNGQFCGASYIGKRYVLTASHCVDAMSGKDFDVVIGTSNLASTEAESHRYSVKNIYMHADYNRIRLNNDIAILELTEEPQEKQVSLVDRFTRTNLQNGQTLTVMGWGDQDASDRYASNSNLFQVNVPLVDQAICQAAGDNNSNYGFIGDDAFCAGFPAGGKDSCQGDSGGPIILETNGSYEQLGIVSWGDGCAQANAYGVYTNISHFESWIADKTKGFSYRENEYLGMRTPGELTHTFEFANYSDQVITVSNVTPLKGAVIVNNGCNNIAVGETCQIQVTKEINLIGKDPFGVQINTDLAGSEVVTSNVNVIGARELNQSAASLINIPNSEILSTEAWRVEGSEIVSPSLSHAQIARVSIQGIPRGTVSLDLNVSTEQNYDYMLIFVNGQLEYSKSGTGSDTAQLRLVRETGNSIMIAYAKDENGIGGQDKIKFSNLKYTNEVVISKSSGTQVAKSGGGGGSFGWHWLLMLVGVGLLRKRH; encoded by the coding sequence ATGAAACAGACTAAGTTGCTGTCCGCTGTTATTGGATTGGCATGTTTGTCTTCGACATCAGCGTTCGCTGACGTTTCTTCTCGAATCATTAATGGTGAGCAAGCGGCTACGGATAGCTGGCCATTTATGACGGCACTTGTTTTTAAAGATATTGATGCGTACAACGGACAATTTTGCGGTGCAAGTTATATAGGAAAGCGTTATGTCTTGACAGCTTCACACTGTGTTGACGCTATGAGTGGTAAAGATTTCGATGTAGTTATCGGGACATCGAACCTCGCTTCAACTGAGGCGGAGAGCCATCGATATTCTGTGAAAAATATCTACATGCATGCCGATTACAACCGCATTCGATTGAACAACGATATTGCTATATTGGAATTAACGGAAGAGCCTCAAGAGAAACAGGTTTCTTTAGTTGATCGCTTTACACGCACGAATCTACAAAATGGTCAAACCTTAACGGTAATGGGATGGGGAGACCAAGACGCCTCAGACCGCTACGCTTCAAATAGTAACTTGTTTCAGGTGAATGTACCTCTAGTCGACCAAGCTATATGCCAAGCTGCGGGTGATAATAACTCGAACTATGGTTTTATTGGCGATGATGCGTTCTGTGCGGGCTTTCCTGCTGGTGGGAAAGACTCTTGTCAAGGTGACAGTGGTGGCCCCATCATTTTAGAAACCAATGGGAGTTACGAACAGTTAGGTATTGTTAGTTGGGGAGATGGATGTGCCCAAGCTAATGCTTATGGTGTTTACACCAACATAAGCCATTTTGAATCATGGATCGCTGATAAAACAAAAGGCTTTAGTTATCGTGAAAATGAGTACCTTGGTATGCGTACTCCTGGAGAGCTTACTCATACCTTTGAGTTTGCAAACTACAGTGATCAGGTAATTACGGTTTCTAATGTCACTCCGTTGAAAGGTGCTGTCATCGTTAACAACGGTTGTAACAACATTGCGGTTGGTGAAACTTGTCAAATCCAAGTGACCAAAGAGATTAATTTAATCGGCAAGGACCCATTTGGTGTCCAGATAAATACCGATTTGGCAGGGTCTGAGGTGGTAACAAGTAATGTGAATGTGATAGGTGCTCGTGAGTTAAATCAAAGTGCTGCCTCTCTGATTAATATTCCAAACAGTGAAATATTGAGCACCGAAGCGTGGAGAGTGGAAGGCAGTGAGATCGTTTCACCATCACTAAGTCATGCTCAAATAGCTCGTGTTAGTATCCAGGGTATTCCAAGAGGTACAGTATCGTTAGACTTGAATGTGTCGACTGAGCAAAACTATGATTATATGCTGATTTTTGTTAATGGACAGTTAGAGTACTCTAAGTCAGGTACTGGATCAGATACTGCTCAACTTAGATTAGTCCGTGAAACTGGCAATAGCATAATGATTGCTTATGCAAAGGACGAAAATGGTATTGGTGGCCAAGATAAAATTAAGTTCAGCAACCTTAAATACACTAATGAGGTTGTGATCTCTAAATCAAGTGGTACTCAAGTCGCTAAGTCGGGCGGCGGCGGTGGTTCATTTGGCTGGCACTGGTTGTTAATGTTAGTGGGCGTTGGTTTACTAAGAAAACGCCACTAA